Part of the Spirochaetota bacterium genome is shown below.
GACTACATGTTCGCGACCAAGGAATTCTTCATACTCGAGAAAGAGGCCGCGTTTCATCTCAACAATATCAAGATCATCAACAAGCGCATGCACCACCCGGGCGGCGCGTTCGGTTACCGGATCGAGGAGAACGGAAAATCGTTCGTCTTTACGAGCGACTGCGAATTCAACATCGACGAGATCGACCGCATCGAGTCCTACAAGGAGTTTTTCTGGGGGGCCGACGTCTGCGTCTTCGATACCCAGTACACCTTCGAGGAGGCGATCGACAAGGTCGACTGGGGCCATTCCTCGGCGTCGATCGCGATCGACATCGCGCTCAAGTTCAACGTCAAGAAGCTCTTCCTCTTCCACCACGAGCCCGACTACAGCGACGAGAAGCTCGAGCTGGTGCTTTCCAACGCGAAGACCTACATGAGCATGAACGCGAAGCGCAAGGGCTCCCTCGAGATCGACATCGCCCGCGAGGGCGTCACCCTGGACATCTAGATGCGCATCGGCACCCCCCGTCTCCAAACGATTCCCGCGCGCGCTTCCCTGCCGCCCCTCATGCCGGTTCCGGAAATGTTCCGCGACGGCGTTCGGGTCTGATACTCCCCCATGCCATTCAGGACGCTTATCGCCACGTCAGCCTTCGGGATCGAATCGATCGTCGCGGGCGAGCTCACCGCGCTTGGATACCAGGGCCTTGCGGTGGAAAACGGGCGCGTCGCCTTCCAGGGCGACGACCGCGATATCGCGCGCTGCAACCTGTGGCTGCGCACCGCCGACAGGCTTCTCCTGCGCATGGCCGAATTCCGCGCCATGGACTTCGAGGAGCTCTTCCAGGGGGTGAAGGCCATCCCCTGGGAAACTATAATCCCCGAGAACGGGAAGATGCACGTCACGGGAAAATCCGTGCGCTCGAAGCTTTTCAGCGTCCCCGACTGCCAGGCCATCGTGAAGAAGGCGGTCGTCGAGCGCATGAAGACGAAGTACCGGCGTGAATACTTCCGGGAGGACGGGCCCGTGTACAAGATCGAGGTGGGCCTGCTCAAAGACATCGCGACCATCACCGTGGACACGAGCGGGCCGGGCCTGCACAAGCGCGGCTACCGGGAGGAGCGGGGCGAGGCGCCGCTGCGTGAGACGCTCGCCGCCGCGATCGTGCTCATGAGCCGGTGGGAGCCTTCGCGCATATTCGCCGATCCCCTGTGCGGCTCCGGGACCATA
Proteins encoded:
- a CDS encoding MBL fold metallo-hydrolase yields the protein MKVSFWGVRGSIPTPSTGEIIRDKLKHALRLATPGDLSSDEGIDRYIDSLPHSVKGTYGGNTTCLEVRTEDGDIVIIDCGTGIKNLGAGLMKTEFGKGKGVGTILMTHTHWDHVQGIPFFVPFYIKGNRFNIYSPFNDIKERIEYQQVFSHFPVNLDYMFATKEFFILEKEAAFHLNNIKIINKRMHHPGGAFGYRIEENGKSFVFTSDCEFNIDEIDRIESYKEFFWGADVCVFDTQYTFEEAIDKVDWGHSSASIAIDIALKFNVKKLFLFHHEPDYSDEKLELVLSNAKTYMSMNAKRKGSLEIDIAREGVTLDI
- a CDS encoding class I SAM-dependent RNA methyltransferase, whose amino-acid sequence is MPFRTLIATSAFGIESIVAGELTALGYQGLAVENGRVAFQGDDRDIARCNLWLRTADRLLLRMAEFRAMDFEELFQGVKAIPWETIIPENGKMHVTGKSVRSKLFSVPDCQAIVKKAVVERMKTKYRREYFREDGPVYKIEVGLLKDIATITVDTSGPGLHKRGYREERGEAPLRETLAAAIVLMSRWEPSRIFADPLCGSGTIPIEAALIGRNRAPGIKRSFVAETWPHIPGKIWKEAREEARDLERESEMNILASDSDWGVFKSARANAAHAGVDDAITFQHKPLAEFGSKKKFGCIVTNPPYGERMGDREAAEKLYREMGEVFARLDSWSYFILSSHDEFQKHFGKHSHKNRKLYNGRILCYLYQYFGPLPPRKREPGGGDQGNMAEGNE